The segment AGCATAAGACCAGGGGAGAGGACAGGCCTAAGGAGAGTGACTTCCCTTGCAAGTGGTTCTAGGAGTTCAGTGGCAACAGCCACCACAGTGCCCGCCCGTGTGGGAGTGCTGACTGTCCCCAAACTTGGTCCTCCGGCTCAGGATCTCATAGGAGCAGTCCTCCCCACAGCAACCAGACATGCTGGGGGAAGAGTCATCAATGTCAAACCTGCACGACAGACAGAGAAAGGCCTGGTGTTGGGAAGCTCAATGCTTTGCTCTAACAGTTCTGAGACCTCTGGGATGGGGAATGAGGGCTAAGTCAGAAGGCACTGCAATACCATCTCAAAAACCCCAGAGCCTGTGGGGCACTGACTAGAGTCAGGAGGAGAACAAGCAGGTACCCGGGAACCAGCAAGAGGACCACCCTAACCACCCTGAGGGACCACACCAGAGCTTGTTCCTTACTGAAGTGCCTCCCGGAAGAACTGATAGGCGCCATGATTGTGTTTAAAAACAGTTAACATCACCTTCTTCATCTGTGTGCTGGAAGAAAGCAGAGGGAGCGTCTTTTAGAAACAGAATCAAACAGTTGGCTCAGTACTGTAGAACACTCGGGTCTTCCAGAGGATTGGAGTTTCCTTCCTAGCCATAGCCACAGGGTAACTCATATCTACCTGCTTGTAGCTCAAGACCTAGTCTCTCACATCCTTCTGGCCTCCGTAGGCACTACACCCACatggcacacacacgcacacaccaacacacacacatacacacgcgcacgcacacacacatgcacacaccaacacacatacacacaaacatacacaaaagtGTGTATTAAAAAaaggtttgggggttggggatttagctcagtggtagagcgcttgcctaggaagcgcaaggccctgggttcggtccccagctccgaaaaaaaacaaaaaagaaccaaaaaaaaaaaaaaaaaggtttggagaaatgtctcaggAGTTGCAGAAGACCTGGGGTTAAATCTCTAGCACTGATATTAAGgtgcacaaccatctgtaaccctagttccaaggaatccgatgccctcttctggccgctaAAAGTACCAAGCACCAACACAGTGCCCataaatacaggaaaaatatccatatttttaaaaaaaatctcaaaaacagGCATATTGGACACAGTTTCTCATGCCTACAACATCAAtggttgggaaactgaggcaaggggATTTCCCTGGGTTAAAGGCTACCCTGTGAGTGAGACCCAgcctcaaaaaactaaaacatatCAACAAAATACAGTGAAtaagcaggggcagaggcaggcgagtatctgtgaattcaaggccagcctaaccTACAGAGAGTTcccggacagccagggccacacagaaactctgtctcaaataacagaaactctgtctcaaataacGAGGGGGCGGGTGGGGTGATGCAGAAACTAAGTTCAGGTCTCCACTCTCTCCTACTTCTTTCTATCCTTCCTCCAGTCTGCAAAGATCTTGGGGACCCTGACACTAAGCCCCTCCTACCACAGCAGGTTGGTCAGAGTGCCTCAGTGTCAGGGGTCTGTCCCACTTGTCCTCTTAACGTAGAGTCACAGCAAAGCAGGTTCATCTTCCTGACAGGGTCTAGATGCCTTTTTCCTTGAGGAAGTCCAAGGAAACCACCTCCTCAGTGCAGTTCTTTCCACCCAGCCATGCCACAGCCCCTTACCTGTTGGCCATGAGCTGCAGGATCTGAATGAGGAACTTCCCTAGGCCTTTCCGTCGCACCTTGCTTTCCAACTGCACTTCATAGCTAACAGAGAAAGCAGAGGACTGAGTGCCTAGACCCAATGGAGGAGCCTGCAGCCTCAGGCAGGCCCTAAGCCCAGAGAGGGCAGCCGGCTCTGCCACTTGCTTTCCTGCCCTCCACCCCACCGTAAACCTCGGTTCCTACCAGTACAGGACTTCATCCCCGCACTCCACATCAAATCGGAAGTGAGAAAAGGCAACTGGGATGGAATTGTTTTCCCAAGCAATGAGGTACCAGGCTCGGTCATCGGTCATTTCCTCCCGTTTTTCTCGGTCCTTCCAGCCCCACTCACTTTGCTCATACCTGGGGAGTTGGGGCAATCAGGACAGGGGGCCTTGGACGAAAGCCATTGGGTACAGGGTTGCCCTTGGTAGGGCCATGCTTACATCGTCTGCATATTGGTTTTGGTCAGGTCGAAGGCCCAATCCACAGTGGCTGGCTCCAATCCAGACACTCGCTTACATTCAATGGAGACATTCAACCTGAGAAGCAGACAGGAGGCATCAGGCCTGGGGCTCTCATCAGGACACTGCTATTCCTTCCTGAATGTCCGTCAGGGAGGCATGCCAGTCCCAGGTACCCTAAAAGGGAAAGCCAAGTTTTCCAGACCTAGGATTAACAACTGTTATCATATGGCCGCCCTCCTGCCACAGGGCCCATTTCCTGGACTGCTTTGATCAGACTCCTCTGTCAACTGCTCTCTTTCTTGGCTACATTTTTGCTTTCCCATACCTGCTCAGTCCCCTCAGTTTCTAATAACACACCTAATAATATGTTACCAGAAACACTGTCTCCTAGCTGACTGTAAGCACACGTCCCTCTAACTCTAACCTCTGCCCTTCTCTCACTGGACTGTCAGAGGCCCAGGTCTCTCTTATCCACCTGTCATGCCTTTAAAAGCAGTTGGACGACCtgcacctttctttttttttttttttttctttttttttttttgttttttgtttttttttttttgttttgaatagaTTTTTGAGTTTTATTGAAATCTTACATGAACAAGAAATTGGAAATACAATCACATCAAAGAACAAATTGTCACGGCTTTGACGTTTAAGCCAAACAAATTTTGTAGGGCAGATTTCAAAAAGGTGTGGTTATAACAATTTAAAAACACAGTTAACCTGCTTCTAGGAATGCAAAACATACAGTCATAGGTTATTTTCAATACAAGGAAACTTAAGTCTGTTTGCTTTAATTCCTTAAAAGTACTGAGACAAAGTACTGTTGTACTTTTATTTACAGCATACGTCATACTCCTATGTAATCTATTCCACATCCAAAACACAGAACTGTCCAAACCAAAGGCTCTGCAAAATCATGATTTACAGTTTGTTCTGAAGCTAGGATGAAGCTTGGAACGGTAAAAGCATTGTGACCCCAGAATAAGGGACCTCTGCAAGCCCAGTAATGTCCGAGAGcatttagaaaagaagaaaaataagaagccTTGAGAATATACACAAGAGTGACTTCTTCAGCTGAATACAAATGGCAGCAAACTGCTACTTAAAGATGAAACAGTTACGCCAATTTTGTTTGAAGAATGTAGATCTAGAGCCAATCGGATCTTGACAGAATCGTTTACAAGCCCTCACTTGTCTATTTCCACTGTTGCCCATAAGTATCCTGATAAAATTCTTGGTTGTCATTATTGTAACCATAGTTACCAGAATAGTCACCACCTTGCTGAAGCGGCTGCTGAGCGATGGGTTGGGAACCCCAGTTCTGTTGGTTGTTGGTCTGACGACGTTTGGAATCAGGCTGGTTGTACCCATCTGCCTTTCTCTTGCCTCCTACATTGCCCCCTCGATTGCCCCGAGCTCCACGAGAACCACGGCCTCTCTGCTGTTGTGCAGGACCCCCTCTGCCACCCCTTGAGCCTCTTGGTGGTCCCAAAGGTGCCCCCCTCTGTGAATAGCCAGCTCTACCTCTTGGAGGTGGTGCTCCCCGCCCCCTTGGTGGTGGTGGAGCACCTCaccccccccttcctcctcctcttcctcttactgCATAGCCATCATCATAGCCGTAGTAGGGATCTTCATAGCCTCCACGGTAGTCGTGATAATCATAACCATAGTAATCATCATAGTAGTCTTCATAACCATAGTAATCTGGAGGGTAGCCATATCCACCTCTCCCTCCGCGACCTCGACCTCTCATTGGAGGCGGCATTCGGGGAGGAGGGTGATAATAATAATCTTCATACGCAGTGCTTCTGGAGGCCTGTCTAGCAGCTTGGcgctctttccttttcttgtctggtGGCTTAGCTAAGACAATTTCAATTTCTTCCCCTTCTATTTCTTTTCCATTCATTTCATCCATAGCCTTAACAGCAGCTCCTCTGTCTTCAAAATGAACAAATGCATAATCTTTCAACTTCTTCACTCTCTCCAGTTTTCCAAATTCAGAGAATGACTTTTCTAGTATTTCTTCTGTCACTGTAGTAGCCAGGTTTCTCACaaataaaacttttacctttGCCATGACTTCCGGATCCGGTTCTTCCACGGGGTCAGCCCACTCAACTGTAACTACATTTCCCCACACTTTGACTTTTCCACTCATCAGCCGGCGTCTGGCTTGTGCTGCTGACTTGTGATCCTCATATTCAAGGAAGCAGAACCCCCGATTCTTCTTTTTGTCATCGGGTTGATGATAGAGAATAACGTCCACCAAACCCTCTGTGACTTTACTGAACTCTTCCAGAATATTCTCTTTAGTTTTATTCTTTGGAATGGATCCAACAAAAAGTCTGTTGTTTGCCACAGAAATGCACACTCCCAGGTGTTTACCAGGGCGAATCTCATAGCTGTCACACAGTTTAACTGCTTCCTGGGCGGCTTCCTTTCCACAGAAGGTGATAAACGCATAGCCTCTGTTCTGACCAGAAAGTGGATCCATCATGAGGCGTAGATCCCAGATAGGACCAGCCTTCTCAAAAAGGGGCACCAACTCATCCTCATACAAGTCTCTTGGAATTTTACCTACAAAGACCTCTGTTCCAATTCCTGGTTGCACACCTGAGTACACACTGTCTGGTGGAGGCCCACCATACTTCCTCTGTCCTGTGGTTACATCCAAAGTATAACCAGTCCTCTCGAGCAAGGCCTTGATCTTTGCTTCATCAGGCCCTTTCGTGGACTCTTGTACCTTGCTGCCTTGTTTCTCTCTTTGCCTGTAGGTCTTCATAACTCCACATAAAAATGCACTTTTGTTCTGAACATGGGATAAGTCGCTCTCTTTGAACTGCTGCAGCACAGACAGAGCTCCTTCTTCATTAAATTCCCTGAGAGCATCGATTGCTCTTTCATCAAGATCGACATAAGCTACCAACCCAGGGCAGAGCGGGGGGCCGGCAGCCTGGCCCGTGAGAATCAGCGCGAGGCGCTTTGAAAACGACTAGAAATGGCGCGCGCGCCACCCCTTTCCCCCCTCGACCTGCACCTTTCAAGACTGAAACCAAACGCCCTTCTGCAGCCCCGTCCCATGTGTCTGTTCTTCTTCCCCTAACACCCAATGGCGACGGACATCTCATCACACAGGCAGAACAGGTCTAAAGCACTGCTCTACACATTAAGGCCCCTCTTTCCAAGGAGACTGAGAGAAATTAGTCCAAAAAactctagtttaaaaaaaaaatgtgggggggttggggatttagctcagtggtagagcgcttgcctagcaactgcaaggccctgggttcggtccccagctccaaaaaaaagaaaagaaaaaaaaatgtgggaaGGAGCTGGATAACGGCTCCGCAGTGAAGTTCagatgctggctgctcttccagggacaCTGAGTTTGGCACCCAGCACCCACCTCATTCATTGATGATGGCTTCTAACTGGAGCTCCAGATGCCCCTGGCCTCAGGACacttgcattcatgtgcacatacccacatacatacatacaatttgaaatgaaacaaatatttatttaagttaCTGGGTGTagtgggacacacctttaatcctagcactcagcagACAAACAGACTGACCGTGGGCAATCAGCCCAGTCTGTACATCAGGTCTACAGAACACAAGCTCCCTCCACGCCAGCCAAGGCTATagtctacacagtaagaccctatctGGAAAAACATAAAGCAacgtgtgtgagtgagagagagagagagagagagagagagagagagagagagagagagagagtgagtgtgtgtgtgagtgtgtgtgtgtgtgtgtgtgtgtgtgtggggttggggtgggggggtatGAGTGAAGACCCActcggaggtcagaggacaacttcaggaaACAGGTTTTCTTCTACCATAGGtatctggggatcaaattcaagcCATCAGGCTTATGTGGCAAGCACCTACCTGTGGAACTACCTCATCAGTGTTTTTGTCTGTCTGCCCActaaccttttttattttatttctttttgacaCAGGCTCTCACTATGCACCTTAGAGTAACCTTGAACTCTTCTGCTTCGGCCTCCCAAATTCTAGAATGATAGGTCACCTGTCTAAAATTAAGCCTTTAAAGAATTCCCATACAGCATCTTTCACGAGCCTTTGACACAATCTTCACAATGGAAGTTCCCACTGGAATCAACTGTCATCTCTGCTGACCAGAAAGACCTTAACCTCCTGTCTTGGAAGAGCCTTCCCTCCCAAGTATCAATCATCCAAACCCAGCACTGCACCCATTAGCTAGAAAACACCCAAAGGTCAGCCTACATTCatctgtacttttttatttttggtcttCCCAGGTAGCTCGGgctggtcttttttttctttttttttttttttcttttcttttttttcggagctggggaccgaacccagggcctagcaagagctctaccactgagctaaatccccaacttcctCGGGCTGTCTTGAATCAGTATGcagccctcaaactcacagaaaccccTCTGCCTGAGCTTCTCAAGTGCTGTCATGACATGCTGAAGAAGGACCACAGCTACAGGAACCATATGAAATGCAAGCTACGGAACAGCTAACCTACTATGTGCCTTGCCTCCGAGTGGGTCCAGATTTCTGGAAGTCAATAGACACACAGCACATAAAAAACACTAAGTAAAACCACAGGAGAGATCTCTAATCAGGCCACGACCTCCCAGAGACTGAGGAACAAAGCTGCCACAGGAACTGTTATGTGTCAGACCCCAGATGGGAAGATATGGTTGCCACGTAGCTGTAAAATGCCACAGGGCTTAGGAATTTATGCAGCTGCCCCTCTACACCTGTTCACATCTCCTCAGCACACCTCAACACTTTCTAGCAACATCCTTATTTCCAGGGACAATAATGAAAGGTCCAACCACTCTTTACCATAACACAAAGGAagtgtgacctctgacctctctgaGTCAAGGGAGCACAGCACAGAATAAAACGGGAGGGCAAAGGAAAAGGGCCTGCAACTTAGATCCAAATGCCACCTGAGATGGCAGTCACAACAGCCATATTTACTGTAGGCAGGCTCCATGAATCAGCGCTTTGGGTCTAAGCCTTCTCCTAAGGAGAACCATTAGAccccaatattttttttctttcttctattttgctctttaattttttaaaagttttgttttatgtatatgagtacactgtagctgtcttcagacacacagaagagggcatcagatcccattacagatggttgtgagctgccatgtgatagctgggaattgaactcaggacctctggatgagcagtcagtgctcttaaccatggagccattgTTCTTTGATTGTTAAGACAGTATCAGTGCCTTACTATATAGTCTAGactagtctcaaactcatgatccttctgcctctccaagccaatttttttttaaagatttatttatttttgtgtatgtcaATACTCTGTCCCACTCTTCAGACACAGAcaagttttctgttgctgttgttctgcTCTGTTTTTTGAGACTGCCACCTTTATGTATTCCTGgccatcttggaactcactttgtagatcaggctagcctagaactcagagatccacctgcctctgccttctgagtgctaggatcaaaggcgtgAGCTACCACTGCTCAGCTCAAGCCAAGTTTTTGGACCCATTTCTGATTACAAATCTAGGCAAGCCAGGCTAAGAACTTTAACCAGTGTTAAACAGCCagcatattatatactatatactcAAGGAAGAAGCACTGAATTGGGAATCAGAAACTCCTTCAGATGTGAGGGTACTGTATAAACCCAGAAACGTTATTCATATTTTCTGAGCCTCAGGTTCCCAATCATAAACTATGACAGCAGCCGACAAGTTTCCAAGTCTTATTAGATTCTTTGAACAAAGAAAGATATAAGTCTTAGAAGGCTATCAGTGTGCACTCATACAACCTCAATTACACACAATGCTTGCACACCCATCAATTCCCGAATCACCTTAACTGGGAGACTGACTGCATCAACCAGAGGCAACAGCAGTTGCTGCTGTCTCGTAAGGGAGAACTCTGGAGAGTGGAGCAGCAGGTGACATGTGGAACGCTAAGCCCAACTCACCCATTGCGGTCGTACTTCTTGAAGACTGGGAACGCCTCCAGAGGGTCTCCAAGCTGTGGACAGAGGAGACACAGACGAAGGAAGACGACACTGATGAGGACGTGGGAAACCACCAATGTGGTGAAAGAACAAACAGCACCGGCCTGGGGCACAGTGCCTGTCCCCGTGCCACTAACCCAGGAAAGAAATGAGGACTGCTTAAATATCTCAGGAGCAAGAGTGCCAACCACCTACAACTGACCGTCACCAAGATAGAAAAGCACGACATTGCAGAATATCACTGCAAAGGCACAGCCATTTACCAATGTGGAGattaacaaaaattaacatactgggctagaaagatggttcaggaGTTCTGCACTTTCAGAAGGACTGGGCCCATTTCCCAGGACCCATATAGGACAGCTTACAACTTTCAGTAACACTAGCTCCAAGGGGTATTAAAGCTTCTGCCCCTACAGACACCTACATTCATGTGCACCCCCTACCCCATAATTAGGAGGACATGTGAAATACAGCATGATGCAGATGTAGGAAGGCTACCAAGGCCGAACTCTTCAGGCTCAGTGTGAAAgctcccagcctccctcccccaactGATCCACATCTAACAGTCCCAGGGACCAGGCCAGTGAAGCCGCCTTGGGTGAAGCAGCGCTTACAGTACCCATGGGCAGCCAGGAACCTCTGAAAGAAGGAAGGGTTAAGAACCACATGCCATGTCTCAAGAGAGGGTTCCTCACCCAAACAATCTCTGCTTCAGGAAGACCTGTATCATTTCCACACAACCCTCAACACCTGAGCCAACCACGGCCCCTCCTCCCAATCCATGTGGGACAGTGCCACAGATCTGCCACTGGGTGGCGCCAAGAAGTCAAATAAAGAAGCAAACTAAAGTTGAGGGAGAACTGAGAGTCACCCTGTTGGCTGCATCCACTTTGGCACAGACCGCGTCCATGGCTGCTCTCTCCTCCAATcgcttctgcttcttctctttgGCCTTGCTCGACTTTCTCTGCAACAAGAAAAACACCACCACTGGAAGGGCTATGGCAAATTCCGTCAGAGGAATCCAAGGGGTCTCGAACTGGTTAACCTGACCTGAATGTGTGGCCCAGCAGCAGATCTGCACATTTACTTAGGAAGGCAGCTCCTTCCTAAGGAGGAAATGTTCACTCTCAGGAACATTTAGGGGAACTTTCTGGGGTCTGAAGTAGCCCCAGGCAGCATTTCTTTAAAGTGTCTTCTGACTATGAGACACAGCCCTGTGGAAGCAATTCAGAACCACTCCCAGAAGCTCTGCCCAGCCCAGGCTAAGTGGCAGTCACACTATGCACCTGCTGATGTCAAGTGTGGACTGAAGGCCTCATGAGTTCACCTCAGGGCAGAAGTCCCACATGGTCAGCAAGACCAAGCTGCAGGGCATGATGGCAGGGTGGGAAGAGAAGTTGTCCCTTGTATCTTAATCAGACCCTATGTGAAGGCTAATATGGGGCTCTTTCAAAAACCCCTCTTCTCCCTGCTTTTTTTGGGGGGCACAGGAAGAGGGTGGTTTCATACAGTAGCTCAGGCAGGCCCCCAACTCAGCAGTAAtcatcctgtctcagcctcccaagtgctaggattacaggcgtgaGCCACAACCCCCACTTTTCATCAAAAGTTGTTTTCTACTCTTTCCCTGCTGGGTCCTAGAACAAAACCGCATCATGCCCTGATCTAAGAGTAAAGCCTCCAGTCCTGCCTGGTGCTATTGTCACCAGGGCAACAGAAGGGTGCTTGATGATGCCTTCTTGCTCACCCTTCCAGGGAGGACTGGACAGCCCAGATCTCCTGACTCCGGCATACATCTCCCACAGCTCACTGGAGAGAGGTCAAATACCGCCAATACCAATGTGACCATGGCACTGCCTGGCCCCAGGATAGGACATTGAACAATACACATTCACATGAA is part of the Rattus norvegicus strain BN/NHsdMcwi chromosome 1, GRCr8, whole genome shotgun sequence genome and harbors:
- the Naa40 gene encoding N-alpha-acetyltransferase 40 isoform X2, translating into MGRKSSKAKEKKQKRLEERAAMDAVCAKVDAANRLGDPLEAFPVFKKYDRNGTQMKKVMLTVFKHNHGAYQFFREALQFDIDDSSPSMSGCCGEDCSYEILSRRTKFGDSQHSHTGGHCGGCCH
- the Naa40 gene encoding N-alpha-acetyltransferase 40 isoform X1, which gives rise to MGRKSSKAKEKKQKRLEERAAMDAVCAKVDAANRLGDPLEAFPVFKKYDRNGLNVSIECKRVSGLEPATVDWAFDLTKTNMQTIYEVQLESKVRRKGLGKFLIQILQLMANSTQMKKVMLTVFKHNHGAYQFFREALQFDIDDSSPSMSGCCGEDCSYEILSRRTKFGDSQHSHTGGHCGGCCH
- the Naa40 gene encoding N-alpha-acetyltransferase 40, whose product is MGRKSSKAKEKKQKRLEERAAMDAVCAKVDAANRLGDPLEAFPVFKKYDRNGLNVSIECKRVSGLEPATVDWAFDLTKTNMQTMYEQSEWGWKDREKREEMTDDRAWYLIAWENNSIPVAFSHFRFDVECGDEVLYCYEVQLESKVRRKGLGKFLIQILQLMANSTQMKKVMLTVFKHNHGAYQFFREALQFDIDDSSPSMSGCCGEDCSYEILSRRTKFGDSQHSHTGGHCGGCCH